The DNA segment caaactaaaatttcaccaactaattttcgttccTTAAAAAatccatcacatattcagaaagttcacttttcaatctttaaaaatttctcttttctatattgtttgtcaatcactaacatttgagggggtaagagttgtaaaaaaaattaaaaatatacatatatataaatatagttataCCAATGTAAAAATGAGAGTTATAGTTTTGATATATAATTACTTTGCCACTTATTATGCGAGTTTGCTGCGgtcttcttaaaattaattgaaattgaattcataTATTAATATAGGGATTGAAAGTTTAATAATATAAGGGATCAAAACTTCAACTAAAACATAAGTATCTGTTGGGAAACTTCTTAAAATTGAACAAACAGCTGTCTAATAACCTTTCTTCACATTTCCGATCTATCAAGTACCTCACGCCACATAATGGAAAGAACTACAAGTATTAAGTCGATCAATAATGGTTAATGGCCATGGAGTTTTAGCTCTTATATAAATTCGAACTTttctagaaaatattttaacttatttgttGGAAAAGCCATATAACCCAAGTCCTAGAAGTGTTAGTCCGTACTTTAGATATTAACAGTAGTTATACAATCAGTATAACTAGTTTTATCCTTAGCGATAAAGTCACGCTTATGGTAATAAGACGGGCGGTGGGGCAGATGTCCGCTTTATATGCGACGTGTTTAACTTGTTTATGTCTTTATATCTCTCTAAATGGTATGATTCCATTCACttagattaaatattttttataaacgcgACATATTTGTGTAATCTTGTTGAAAGTTTCAGGTTCAGCTTGTCTACTCCCACATAATTGTTGTGATTGTAGTGAAATAACACTtgttaaatatactatatatttacacatcACTTACTTTATAAAAGCGAAAAATTACTTAAGTATATTCCAAAAAGAGATTGTGAATATCAAAGAGCACTACAGTTCGTATTCGAACAAAACTACCGATTACACTGTTGGTTGTTATCTACAAATCAGTCGAAATCACTTATGCCGCTATAATATCACAAccctaattattattatattttttgccgATGGTATTATATGCCTTCACTATACTTGTATACCTAAAGACGGTAGATTCGCTGGCGAATTATGTTTTTCCAGCAATATGTGAAAAGCAGCCGGAATCGCCTCTTGGTTTGCCCCTCATTGCTCGCATATTAACATTAAAACTTTAGTATGTTTCCCTTAGTAGAAAGTATAAACACAGGAAAAGAATGCTAGTCTTCATAAGCAGTGTTGGATCGGTCATGCTCATAAGTGcagattttgaataattttgatcTTTATAACAGTTATTCGCATATACAGGGTCTACCAACAAGAAAGGCGTGTCAAAATggattttgctatattttgttATGTAGATAATTGTATGCCATTTATGACTTCAACAAAATGTCTGCTAAATGGCCAACACGGCATCCCTTTAGGCCAACTTTCAATGACCTGGTCTAGCATTTCGGCTATAGTACACTGAATGGTGTCTTCGGACTTCTGGAGCGTTGGTGGTTGATTGACGTAAACCTTTGATTTAACTTACCCTCTgcgaaaataatcaaaagtcTTTGTGTCCATGTTTAGACGTGACGTCTTGTGGGAAAAAGAGCCAAGCAAGATCGTGTTATACACTGCTATTGATGGAGGCAGCATATTCGGCCACATTTCGAAAGAAAGAAGATCCGATGATGCCGCTAACCACAATCTCCACACAGCGGTCAAAGGAGATGAAGTTGCCTCTCCTTAACCACACGATGATTTGACTTACCCAGTAGTGACTGTTCTGTTTGTTGGCGAagtcattcagccagaaatatACTACATCTATATCCCGTATCCCAGAAGAGTGGATTATCATGATATTCCGTAAGGAATGTAACACAGTCTTCGAGAGAATAAATGTCATATCAAAGATAATGGAAATATAGTTGCTACGCTATTAAGGGAAGCTACCGAATTGATAAAGTTTCTTTAGTGAAAGCATTAGATGAAAGAGATTTCTTTTGCCTTTGAAATACGAAGGGTAGAAGCTTGGGTATTCATTTGATGTTTCTAAAAAGTGCATACTGGGGAAGCAACGGTTTGGTATTCATTATGGACGCACTCAGTGGCGCAGTATTCGGAGGCGTGGCTGTGGTCTGCAACAAGTTTTTGCAGATGTTTTTCCTCAAAATTTTTTCCGATCCACATCAATGTTTCTGCTGGATGATGATAAAACACCACTATCAAGTTATCATATATGTATTGGAGTAAATACCATTTATCATGAGCAAAAATATACGTATGGATGGAAACATCTAGAAAGCCCAGCTACTTACAATCGCATTGTACATTTTTCTCCCCGATCAATTTTAGTCACCAAATCAAGTAAATGCATTTCTCTAAAATCCGTAAATTATCGGCAGGTATCAAAACCATTGTGAAAcggtattttttaaacaaaccgTTAGCTTTGTTAGCGAACTGAGTAAAGGTACAGTaatgaatgaaattaaatgtGAACAGGTAGCTctctaaaaataaacattgatGCGCCttgctatgtacatataacttagtatttatgtatgtaatatatgagTTGTTTTGCTACCTGAATTTCTTACTTCAATATTTATGGGCAAACGAAAgtgaaatttcattgatatgCCAAACATGGCGGCATCAAAAGGTTggcaatttcatggaaaaaaatttagaaatacctACATACGTAGAATATGTAAATACTAGATATAACATTTGCTTTTGAGATACTACTCATATTACTCATCGTAAAATACCACAAAATGATTGCTGTCATTGCATGATACATAATTATATGagcaattttcataatttttaataaagactAAAATACTAGAAATCGattaattttcacaatatgcgcaaaattgtaaataaacttttgtttactttttttattacacgcgtacatatgtatgtatgtagatgtgtaaataagtatatgtgtgtgctttaACAAAACCAGTCGTTTATTAGTCATCTCAGCTGATGCGGCCAACTAGTTGGCCGTTTCTTAGGAATGCacaacataaatacaaatacaacaaaaacttgtgtaagtgtgtatacatagtatgtacattcATAAATGTAAGACTGGTTTTCGGTAAACAAAATGTCAAGCCACGCGGTCGAGTTGCGAAATTGCTAAATGTCAAACCATTAATATCTATTATTCAATGAGATGTGAACATTTTTGGTAAAGAGCATAActcaatttaagttttcgtaCACTTAGcactttcaaatataaataatattaatttttaaagacaaataatgagtttttaatatataatataacaaataaacaaaaaaaattaaaaaaatattgaaaatgaaattcgatatagattactgatttttttataatactcattttttatatttatatatttattactcttaaatttttaaatttcaacagGCACTGCACTCACTTCAATCGCCATCGACATTTCTCTATAAATCCAACATTTGAAAACATGTTAGCAGAGCGCAAGTTGCTTTTCCTCCAGCCTTTCAAATTTATAATCCAGAAAATGcgttgaattgcttcaaattactAGTTAAGCTTGTAGATTAGTTACAAACTGccacaaaacatacatatgtatgtatgtatgtacgtaagtgCCCACTCAGCGCTCtatacaaatatgaatatacatttGATTCGGTAGATCActattaaaatatcacacacgAAATTATCGTAAaccaattatttgatttttcgatTTATATCTGCTCCAGCAGCGAAGCACCGACAACCGCATGGAACAACGCGAACAACCGTACTGAAAAAAGTTCATACTAGCGTAGAAATCAAAAGCGTAAACAATTGCAGCTTCAGCgtaatatctatataaatatgtatgcgtttAGATAAAGAAATGGAGAAATAGCGCACAGGAAAAGGcagacaaaaatataaaaatatattactcaTATCAGTAAAGTGGATGATACCGAGTAcctaaagaaaaagaaaaccaTAACAAAGCgcattttaagttaaaaaagtcgaaaaatcaaCGACACTTGCCGCGCACTTGAAGCAAACAACGATCATTGAGCGAAGTTGGTGAGTGGTGAGCGAGAGCGCCATTAAAAAACGCTAGCCGATATTGCGCTCTCAGTTGTCACTTTCGACTACGGTGTTGTTGTAGATGCTTTGTTTTCGAATTTTCATTCAACATGCACGTCCGGCATAAACAAGCTACTTAGTTGCTGGTGATACACGCCTGCCAGCAATATCAATTGATACGGAGGCGAAGGAAAAAGCAGCACAAAAAACAGatgttttgacgttttgcacaaATACAATGAGTGTGTCAATATGtatcaaacaaatatttgcacatcTCCCagtcaacttttgtgaaaatgtgATGAAAGTTGGATATATTCTTTAGAATTTCtcgtaaatatttaaagaaactgCGCTTTCTACAAGAACTTAGGAAATAATGCGTTTTTGGTAGTTTTCAAGAGTCTGACTAATGAAAGCAAcctcttttagtttttttccagAACATTTTAAGTCAGACACGCCGAGGATTATTCTTCATACATCACTGAGTAATGGCTGGATACTTACCGTCTTACCGCAAGCAGCTATGGTGACCTAAATAGCAAACTTTTGAACCATATCTAATGTGTGAGAGTCTCCAAAGCTTGGTTTTGACTTATCTCTGAACTTTCTTAGTTACGAAATTTCCTTACTTGGTTGCAAAGGCGCCAGTagcttatatatttatagtatgtacCTGTATTCATATTTATGTTAAGGTGGTAATTAAATGACCAAAAGCGCAAGCTTCCGGGAACTTAGTTGAGTTGTTAATAATGTAGGTCTACGGAATCAAGCTCCAGCTCATCTGTAGTAAAGtcgaaatatgtacatatatatcgagGACTATATCGATTTGTTTCTAAGTTTCAGTTTACTTGTTAAATTTTGCACCATAGACGAGATGACTTCTCCGCCAACTCCGAACGGTTTCGAAATTCATACAGGATATCCGAAAAGAAAGTAATCTAAAGTACAGATTTGTTTCTGAAATAAAGCACCACCCtaaaatttaagcttaaattctCTAAACAGACATACAGTTGCGATTGAAAAATAGCACCACACGTTATACTGGAATGTTAGAatatattttaccttttttctGATTTGGCAGCAATCACCATGGCGTGCTCTCTTACTCAGTATGAACAGTTCGTTACAAACTTAAGTGGTCCTTTTAGtttgattaaattttgtattatgtgCCTACTTTGGCGCAGATCAAAGGAAAACATAAACTGAAATCATGAAATTTCtaagttgttccaaaaaaaaatattcgaaacgctttatattgggtagtcggaaaagttgtatttctaatcaaacttcaacttctCTTCGCCGGCGATAAAAGCGTGTAGCACAGCACATGCAGTTTGCAAAAATCCTCTTAGAAATCCTCGCTGAGGATTAAAAAGGTTATAAAACATGTTTGTCAAACATTTACTACCGGCAAGGTGCTATTATTTTGACCACAGCTGTTCGTTACGGCGTACGTAATTAATGTAGGCATTGGCATTGGCATTGGCTAAAATGAAATATGTCGATAAAAAGACAACATTTGATATTCAATATAAGGAATAATGGAAACAACAAAGCAATTAACCgttttttacttattatatattaattatatatatatattataactaagtatatatatacaagtgcaTTTTTCGTGTCGGCCGATCACAtgtgaatttcatttttaatttccatCGTACAATTTGCGTTAGCAAACATTTTGTTTGTAAATGGAACTTACTCTCAATGcgagtttttaattatataataaaagaattGCTGAATCAGCCTCTTATAAATTCCGTCatctaatacatttttaaagcgCTCATGTGCGTACAAGCGCATAGATATAATCTTCTATTATTTAAGGAAGCAGATGACATCCCCTTAGTCATCcgaaaaatattctaatatcGAGCGAGTCTCACATGTAGTAGGTACATATTTAATGTGGCAAGAGGGGAGATGTAGatgaaaaatatgtcaacaATTAGTTTAAATTAGTTTTGCAATGCACAAATCCAACCCTGAACTAATCAACTTTTAAGGTTATatcatttataaaattataaaataaattataagaaaGCTCTCTAAATTAAGGTTTAAATATGAGCAATATGTTACAATGatttgctatatttttgtttataattttagcaAAATCTTTttctaaatacattttttcgttACAGTAAAAAATCACTTATTAACTATTGAAATTTGTCAGTATCCACAGCCGTTCATACTTCGTCTAAGTAAGTACTGTGGTACCTTTTCCAGACCCTGCCTCAGTATCGGAGGCAGACCCATAAAGCAAAGGTTTGTCATATAAAGAATCCCAAGCTTTCATTTTCGGCGCTTCGGGTATTTGGATAACTTGCAGCGTCTGACTAATATTCAGACCAAAGTCAGGAtttgttttttcaattggtaGCCATACATTTGGCGCAATCTCGGGACAATTCGGATTTCCCCATTTAGCGAAGCTGGTCCATATGCCGATCATGCGTTGTATGGTGGCATATTCAGGCGTATTCTCCTCCAGTTTTTTGGATTCCTTCAAATAGAATAGATAGGAGAGATCATCGCCATGCGCAGCGCCCTTCACACATTCATCGCCGCAGAAACGTAAGCGATGATGATTAAATGTAGGCGAATCGAAGTCGAATCGGTAGAGGTAAGTATTGGCTGTAGCATACTTCGTACGCGCAAGCGCGATGCGATGCACACCGTGCCAGAACATTTTATGCGAACAAAGCTGAAAGCAAAATGTGAatgtttaattttgtattatttgacTTTACGGCATTACTCACATGTAAAAAATCAAAGGTGGGATCTGGTTTATCCTGTTTGGAAACTACTTCGTCTTTTTCCTTACCAAAGTAGAGATTTAGAATGCGTGTGCTCAATTCTTGAATCCGACTGCTCTCGTAAATATCTTTTAACTCTGCTAATACCAATAATTCCGGCTCTTTTTTCACTAGATCTACaatttttggaaactttttcaCATGCTGATACATTATTAAACCTTCAAATGATGTGCCCCCCATGAGGAATGGTATGCCATTTCCCCAAGCCGACTTCAGCAGATTAATTGGCTCGGTTGGCAATACGCAATGTTCTGACTCATAGGGTTCAACTGTCGGTGTAAATGTTAGCCAGTGGAACGATCGATTTTCCTCCTCGCTAAGCAGCGAATGATCGACCAATTTGCCTGCAtccaaattttgcaaaaactcCAATACTGGCTTGTCTTTGGCCTCGCCTTTATAACCATGATACGCAGCTAGTCGATAGCCCATATTTTGTGGCATGTTAGCCCAGTAGCTCAGTGCTGAACCGGACATTATGACCGCTTGTTGAAATAGGCCACGCGCCTGATCACTCAAGGACAAAATGTGTGCACATGTGGCGCCGGCGCTCTCGCCAAAAACGgtaatattattacaattaccattaaaatagtaaatgtttttctttatcCACTTGAGCGCCAGCAGTTGATCCTTGATAGCAGCATTGCCAGGAACATCAAGACTGCGGTCATTCAAGCTAAGGAAACCtagaagaaaagaagaaatgtttgaaaattatttctctgTGATACAAGAAAGAAAAAGACTTTTCATCAATATTGCACAGGGTTTCATCACAGAAATCTTGCACAAAGGAGCTATTTTCACATACGGTGAGTAATCATCTTTGCAAAAGTCACATACTTCAAATCGTCACACGTGACCGTTACTATCGTTGTTATTTAAGACAATATTGTTGTAACTGAAAGTGATGTTTGTAACAGAACACCAGCAAAAAAGCAGGGTAATCTATTACCCTTTGATCTCTCTGAAACTTTTTAGGTGCGATTTGATGCCAAAGTCCAGGAAACTAAGGCGAAGCTAAACTTTTAGCCCCTATTACATCTAAAGTTTTTGCTGAGAGCTTGTGAACCATACAATTACTGAATTGTCAAGCTAACAATATATTCAATAAACAAAACTTACCCAGCGAACAGAGACGataatttaatgaaacaaaTACAACATCTTCACGCATCAGATAATCGGGTCCGTGATGCTCGCGCGCTGCACGACCGGTCTGAAAGCCACCACCATATAACCAAACCATGACCGGCATCTGCTTGGTAGCATCTATCTGCAGTTTCAAAGTGTACATTGTCAATTTCGTTCTAAAGCGCAACTATTGTCAATACTCACATGCTTGGTGAAGACATTCAGATAAAGGCAATCTTCGCTGCCTTCTATTTCGCCGGTTTTCTGGTTCTTTTGTACCGGTTTGGGTGGACTCTGCGTGGCGTCTAATATATCGGACCAATTTCCAAATGGTTGCGGTGCACGAAAACGTAATTCGCCGACCGGCGGCTTGGCATACGGTATACCCTCAAAGCTATAGTAGGTTTCACCGTAGACTGCCTGGCGCTTGGCGCCGCGTATGCGTCCTTGCGGTAACTGCAGTTCCACAGTTTCTAAAATGCCAGAGCTTTGCGGTGCATaaagggaaataaaaaaatatttttttttcaatctaaTTTTGTGCCTATCTTTGTTGAAACTTACTCAATTGCCATTTTCCGAATGTATGTTCGAAGAATTGTAACCGGAATTCTTTGGGTGCCCCGCTGAAATCGAGATAACATATTTCTTATTagtaatatttaagtttttttttgaatttattcggttttatttgtgtaaataatttcgaattgtttttgaatattaaaaaatataacaaatctAAGTGTGCAGTTACATGTCAAGTGTACGCCGAGCGAGAATATAGTGTCGTTATAGCAACTGCAGTGTATCTTAAATACTAAACACTCAAGCGTACGCATCGCATAAGAATATCTAATCAATACTTCTTGTTTTTGCATTATCAACCAGCTGATAGAGAGCAGTtcgaaatgtaaataaatatgtttgcacGCACTGTTGTtcgtatgatatatgtatgtacatattaacaaATGCTATGCTAGTCTGTCTTGCACTGTTATCATTTATACAGAGTGTCACACACAACTGCTTCTGcagtgaattgttttattttagctGAGAAGAATTATGATGAGTCAAATTCATATTTACCTTTGCTCTTTTTCATtggaaatttttacagttttcagAACGCCCAGATTTTTCTTTTAGAATAAGTAAGTATAACAAATCCCATAAACTAGATCTTAATGGCCTAGAATTATATATTTGATAGCCTTCTTAAACTTAAAAACTagcacttaaaaaatataccacaCGCTGAATTTGAGACTAACACCGAAAATGGCTTAGCAAATCACT comes from the Bactrocera neohumeralis isolate Rockhampton chromosome 2, APGP_CSIRO_Bneo_wtdbg2-racon-allhic-juicebox.fasta_v2, whole genome shotgun sequence genome and includes:
- the LOC126750801 gene encoding uncharacterized protein LOC126750801; translated protein: MSSTEIPQIALPLGVIQGKHCQTVYAHDYYSFEGIPYAKPPLGELRFKAPQPIEPWSGVKDCTQCASKPLQKNSRTGGVEGSEDCLYLNVYTKELQSEQPLPVLVFIYGGAFYTGEATTNVYSPDYFMSEQVVLVTFNYRLCSLGFLSLADPALQVPGNAALKDQLLALKWVKQYICHFNGDPDNITLFGESAGAASAHAITLSAQSKDLFQRVILMSGSALCYWVNMPQTDMAYRLAKFHGFNGDNNDAEVLSFLQQLEPDKLVKHSLLNEEERRKLYMFAFGPVIEPYVSENCILSQRPFELLKNTWSNRIPMIIGANSFEGLYMYQRLKMFPHIMRTLINDPERILPEDAKAAHTPEELQAMGEKLLKLFFGAKTPSDRSVFKFLDIYGYKIFLHDIHRTVLARSAYASQPTYVYRFDFDSPDFNLYRAKYCGNDPVRGVSHADDLSYTFFSNDSWKVGLDSAEYKTIRRLIAILTAFAANSDPNCDEIKPVCWTPLKDSEPNMALNISYDLKMMELPETVKLNALDELFTYREQLFLGYHMRLPFLKLQTRGTQRIPVTILRTYIRKMAIDSGILETVELQLPQGRIRGAKRQAVYGETYYSFEGIPYAKPPVGELRFRAPQPFGNWSDILDATQSPPKPVQKNQKTGEIEGSEDCLYLNVFTKHIDATKQMPVMVWLYGGGFQTGRAAREHHGPDYLMREDVVFVSLNYRLCSLGFLSLNDRSLDVPGNAAIKDQLLALKWIKKNIYYFNGNCNNITVFGESAGATCAHILSLSDQARGLFQQAVIMSGSALSYWANMPQNMGYRLAAYHGYKGEAKDKPVLEFLQNLDAGKLVDHSLLSEEENRSFHWLTFTPTVEPYESEHCVLPTEPINLLKSAWGNGIPFLMGGTSFEGLIMYQHVKKFPKIVDLVKKEPELLVLAELKDIYESSRIQELSTRILNLYFGKEKDEVVSKQDKPDPTFDFLHLCSHKMFWHGVHRIALARTKYATANTYLYRFDFDSPTFNHHRLRFCGDECVKGAAHGDDLSYLFYLKESKKLEENTPEYATIQRMIGIWTSFAKWGNPNCPEIAPNVWLPIEKTNPDFGLNISQTLQVIQIPEAPKMKAWDSLYDKPLLYGSASDTEAGSGKGTTVLT